From a region of the Gossypium raimondii isolate GPD5lz chromosome 10, ASM2569854v1, whole genome shotgun sequence genome:
- the LOC105776229 gene encoding dof zinc finger protein DOF5.1 has translation MIQELLGGSSCLNFGEERKISINGSILEGTPTSSPSPSSSSSSATTSSTTNSSNPENHDQNLRCPRCDSSNTKFCYYNNYNLTQPRHFCKTCRRYWTKGGALRNVPIGGGCRKNKSTTGVSTSLGKSTSPKMKTVVSEIGRSGFDHELQSTPILWTSAAQTSHLLSNLTSMRATLNPNPNPNTLSNPVSIKEEVSLLGSKVMNEPVVAAAALNARLLGLDLVNPFWKNNQHHAQQQQNNSGFLVGEVQNTGIQELYQRLKSSSSSSSSSYYSDTSAVILSNVASSSSTSILESAPVAGGELGYWNPAFSSSWSDLPTTNGAYP, from the coding sequence ATGATTCAAGAACTCCTTGGAGGTTCTTCTTGCTTAAACTTTGGAGAGGAGAGGAAGATCTCCATCAATGGAAGCATTTTGGAAGGAACCCCCACTTCTTCTCCATcaccatcatcttcttcttcttcggcGACGACTTCATCGACCACTAATTCATCGAATCCGGAGAATCATGACCAGAATTTGAGGTGCCCCAGGTGTGATTCCTCCAACACAAAGTTCTGCTATTACAACAACTACAACCTCACTCAGCCTCGTCACTTTTGCAAGACTTGCCGTCGGTATTGGACCAAAGGAGGAGCTCTCAGAAACGTTCCTATTGGTGGTGGGTGTAGGAAAAACAAAAGCACTACTGGTGTTTCAACATCTCTGGGGAAATCAACTTCTCCCAAGATGAAAACAGTAGTTTCTGAAATTGGAAGATCTGGGTTCGATCATGAGCTTCAGTCTACTCCAATTCTTTGGACTTCAGCGGCCCAGACTTCCCATCTTCTATCCAATCTAACCTCAATGAGAGctaccctaaaccctaaccctaaccctaacacATTGTCTAACCCTGTTAGTATTAAGGAAGAAGTGAGTTTGCTTGGATCTAAAGTGATGAATGAACCAGTGGTTGCAGCTGCTGCACTAAATGCTCGACTCCTAGGCTTGGATCTCGTTAACCCTTTCTGGAAAAATAATCAACACCACGCTCAACAACAACAGAATAATAGTGGGTTCCTTGTAGGTGAAGTTCAAAACACAGGTATTCAAGAACTGTATCAAAGGCTCAAatcatcatcgtcatcatcatcatcaagtTATTACTCTGATACTTCAGCAGTAATTCTAAGCAATGTCGCTTCTTCTTCATCAACATCCATTTTGGAGTCAGCTCCAGTTGCAGGGGGAGAATTGGGTTACTGGAATCCGGCATTTTCATCATCGTGGTCTGATCTTCCAACAACTAATGGTGCATATCCTTAA